A window of the Gossypium hirsutum isolate 1008001.06 chromosome A05, Gossypium_hirsutum_v2.1, whole genome shotgun sequence genome harbors these coding sequences:
- the LOC107958959 gene encoding L-type lectin-domain containing receptor kinase IX.1: MLLLLFLYAFLDQASSTSLIDTHTFSFPSFDPNSCINGSLICMGSVTAGNGYLSLTPEPNNNSTSPLEKVGRVLYHQQVVAWPVSFSTTFTIRISPFPNSNVSGDGMAFIFAQDNASSPPSSTGSYLGIMDPSTQGGVVQQLAVELDTYKNEWDPDANHIGIDTISIINPVAAESLNATGIDLKSGRNIKVRIDYHGWKKLLEISMAYSGDMLVRVLNHSIEMEDTVPSSVFVGFTAATGRVPESHHVLDWTFSTIPLPDLNNHGSKYFKMKTILLIVVPLIMGLLIVLICFLPSFRRLVKRKKEMVKKKVDIEIRSRTAANVPKMFTHKMLAKATHNFSKENLLGTGGFGSVYKGTLKDDPPTIVAVKKISATSKQGEKEYFAEICTIGRLRHKNIVQLQGWCHEGEHHLLVYEYMPNGSLDRYFGKKFLDWDNRFKILTGLASALLYLHEDSSNPVVHRDVKPNNVMLDEEFNAHLGDFGLARLLQNDDSVTTMLAGTPGYLAPEVGFTGKSTPESDVYSFGMVVIEVVCGRRSKGIMDENSLVDYVWNSYGQNELLNCVDPKLESEFDEEQVKRTLIVGLACLHPDSTQRPKIRKVVQIFLNPDEPLMDLPESRPSAVYITVSSSGSTTTTNIESKSAPQLP, from the exons ATGTTGTTGCTGCTATTCCTCTATGCCTTCCTAGACCAAGCCTCTTCAACCTCTCTTATTGATACACACACTTTTTCTTTCCCGTCCTTTGATCCTAACAGTTGCATAAATGGCAGCTTAATCTGCATGGGCTCCGTGACAGCAGGCAATGGATACCTGAGCCTGACACCAGAGCCTAACAACAATTCAACTTCACCACTGGAGAAGGTTGGTCGGGTTCTATACCACCAACAAGTGGTTGCCTGGCCAGTCTCTTTCTCCACCACCTTTACCATCAGGATTTCTCCCTTCCCAAATTCTAATGTCTCTGGGGATGGTATGGCTTTCATTTTTGCACAAGATAATGCAAGTTCACCACCTTCCAGCACTGGATCATATCTTGGCATCATGGACCCATCAACTCAAG GTGGCGTGGTTCAGCAGTTAGCTGTGGAGTTGGATACTTACAAGAATGAATGGGATCCAGATGCAAACCACATTGGTATCGACACAATAAGTATAATTAACCCAGTTGCTGCTGAAAGCCTTAACGCTACAGGTATTGATCTTAAAAGTGGAAGAAACATCAAGGTTAGAATCGATTATCACGGTTGGAAAAAGCTGCTCGAGATATCTATGGCATACTCTGGGGACATGTTAGTGAGAGTACTTAACCACTCTATTGAGATGGAAGACACAGTTCCAAGCAGTGTCTTTGTCGGCTTCACTGCAGCAACTGGCCGAGTCCCAGAAAGCCATCATGTCCTTGATTGGACTTTCTCAACAATTCCATTGCCGGATCTCAACAACCATGGCTCCAAATACTTTAAGATGAAAACTATTTTGTTGATCGTTGTTCCTCTCATCATGGGATTATTGATTGTATTAATATGCTTTCTCCCATCATTTCGAAGACTTGTAAAAAGGAAAAAGGAGATGGTTAAGAAGAAAGTTGATATCGAAATCCGATCGAGAACTGCGGCAAACGTGCCGAAAATGTTCACCCACAAGATGCTTGCAAAGGCTACTCATAATTTCAGTAAGGAAAATCTGCTTGGAACTGGTGGATTTGGAAGTGTTTACAAAGGAACCTTAAAAGATGATCCCCCAACAATCGTAGCTGTTAAGAAGATTTCAGCAACTTCAAAACAAG GTGAGAAGGAGTACTTTGCGGAAATATGTACCATAGGGCGGCTAAGGCACAAAAACATAGTGCAACTCCAAGGGTGGTGCCATGAAGGTGAACATCACCTCTTGGTCTACGAGTACATGCCGAACGGGAGCCTTGATCGTTATTTTGGCAAGAAATTTCTCGATTGGGATAATAGATTCAAGATATTAACAGGATTAGCATCGGCATTGCTTTATCTCCACGAAGACAGCAGTAACCCCGTCGTTCACCGAGACGTTAAGCCTAACAATGTTATGTTGGATGAGGAATTCAATGCTCATCTAGGTGATTTTGGGCTAGCAAGGTTGCTCCAGAACGATGACTCGGTGACAACCATGTTAGCAGGAACTCCAGGATATTTGGCTCCAGAAGTAGGCTTCACCGGGAAATCAACGCCGGAATCTGATGTTTATAGCTTCGGTATGGTAGTAATTGAAGTCGTTTGTGGGAGAAGATCAAAGGGAATTATGGACGAAAACAGCTTAGTGGATTATGTATGGAATTCCTATGGTCAAAATGAATTGCTAAACTGTGTGGATCCCAAGCTAGAAAGCGAATTTGATGAAGAACAAGTAAAGAGGACATTAATAGTTGGTCTTGCTTGCCTGCATCCTGATTCTACACAACGTCCCAAGATAAGGAAAGTGGTTCAAATATTCCTGAACCCTGATGAACCTTTAATGGATTTGCCAGAATCACGACCCAGTGCTGTTTATATAACAGTTTCTTCCTCTGGTTCCACCACCACAACCAATATTGAGTCCAAGAGTGCCCCACAGTTGCCTTAA
- the LOC107958960 gene encoding DEAD-box ATP-dependent RNA helicase 15 isoform X2, which yields MDHGGYILLTTGSFDALFFGSTPVQHECIPQAILGMDVICQAKSGMGKTAVFVLSTLQQIEPSPGQVIALVLCHTRELAYQICHEFERFSTYLPDIKVAVFYGGVNIKVHKDLLKNECPHIVVGTPGRILALTRDKDLSLKNVRHFILDECDKMLESLDMRRDVQEIFKMTPHDKQVMMFSATLSKEIRPVCKKFMQDPMEIYVDDEAKLTLHGLVQHYIKLSEMEKNRKLNDLLDALDFNQVVIFVKSVNRAAELNKLLVECNFPSICIHSGMSQEERLTRYKGFKEGHKRILVATDLVGRGIDIERVNIVINYDMPDSADTYLHRVGRAGRFGTKGLAITFVSSASDSDVLNQVQERFEVDIKELPEQIDTSTYMPS from the exons ATGGATCACGGAGGTTATATTTTACTTACTACGGGTTCCTTCGATGCACTTTTCTTTGGTTCTACACCAGTGCAACATGAATGCATTCCCCAAGCCATATTGGGTATGGATGTCATTTGCCAAGCTAAATCAGGGATGGGGAAGACTGCAGTTTTTGTTCTATCAACACTGCAGCAAATTGAACCTAGTCCAGGACAAGTTATTGCCCTTGTTTTATGCCATACAAGGGAGTTAGCTTACCAG ATTTGTCACGAGTTCGAGAGGTTCAGTACTTATCTGCCTGATATCAAGGTTGCTGTCTTCTATGGAGGTGTCAACATCAAAGTTCACAAAGATCTACTGAAAAATGAATGCCCCCACATTGTTGTTGGGACACCTGGAAGGATATTGGCTCTTACTAGAGACAAGGATCTTTCTTTGAAGAATGTGAGGCATTTCATTCTTGATGAATGTGACAAAATGCTTGAATCACTTG ACATGAGGAGAGATGTGCAGGAGATTTTCAAGATGACCCCTCATGATAAACAAGTTATGATGTTTTCTGCAACGCTCAGCAAAGAAATTCGCCCGGTTTGCAAGAAATTTATGCAAGAT CCAATGGAAATTTATGTTGATGATGAGGCCAAGTTGACCCTTCATGGTCTTGTACAG CATTATATCAAATTGAGTGAGATGGAGAAAAATCGCAAGTTGAATGACCTTCTTGATGCGTTGGACTTCAACCAAGTTGTTATCTTTGTCAAAAGCGTGAACCGTGCAGCTGAGTTGAACAAGTTACTTGTTGAGTGCAATTTTCCATCCATATGCATTCATTCTGGCATGTCCCAGGAAGAAAG GTTAACTCGCTACAAAGGTTTTAAGGAGGGGCATAAAAGAATTCTTGTGGCCACAGATTTGGTTGGAAGGGGAATTGACATTGAACGTGTTAACATTGTCATCAACTATGACATGCCTGATTCTGCTGATACATACCTGCACAGG GTTGGCAGAGCTGGTAGGTTTGGCACCAAGGGTCTTGCAATTACGTTTGTTTCTTCTGCTTCAGATTCTGATGTGCTCAACCAG GTCCAAGAGAGGTTTGAGGTGGATATAAAGGAGCTTCCTGAGCAGATTGATACATCTACATACA TGCCGTCATAA
- the LOC107958960 gene encoding DEAD-box ATP-dependent RNA helicase 15 isoform X1 → MGETRDNDAYEEELLDYEEEEEKAPDSVTAKVNGEGGKKGYVGIHSSGFRDFLLKPELLRAIVDSGFEHPSEVQHECIPQAILGMDVICQAKSGMGKTAVFVLSTLQQIEPSPGQVIALVLCHTRELAYQICHEFERFSTYLPDIKVAVFYGGVNIKVHKDLLKNECPHIVVGTPGRILALTRDKDLSLKNVRHFILDECDKMLESLDMRRDVQEIFKMTPHDKQVMMFSATLSKEIRPVCKKFMQDPMEIYVDDEAKLTLHGLVQHYIKLSEMEKNRKLNDLLDALDFNQVVIFVKSVNRAAELNKLLVECNFPSICIHSGMSQEERLTRYKGFKEGHKRILVATDLVGRGIDIERVNIVINYDMPDSADTYLHRVGRAGRFGTKGLAITFVSSASDSDVLNQVQERFEVDIKELPEQIDTSTYMPS, encoded by the exons ATGGGAGAAACAAGGGACAACGATGCTTACGAGGAGGAGCTTCTTGATTacgaggaagaagaagagaaagccCCTGACTCTGTCACTGCTAAAGTCAATGGCGAGGGCGGCAAGAA GGGCTATGTTGGCATTCACAGTTCAGGATTCAGAGACTTCCTTTTGAAACCAGAGCTTCTTCGGGCCATTGTTGACTCTGGATTTGAGCACCCTTCTGAAG TGCAACATGAATGCATTCCCCAAGCCATATTGGGTATGGATGTCATTTGCCAAGCTAAATCAGGGATGGGGAAGACTGCAGTTTTTGTTCTATCAACACTGCAGCAAATTGAACCTAGTCCAGGACAAGTTATTGCCCTTGTTTTATGCCATACAAGGGAGTTAGCTTACCAG ATTTGTCACGAGTTCGAGAGGTTCAGTACTTATCTGCCTGATATCAAGGTTGCTGTCTTCTATGGAGGTGTCAACATCAAAGTTCACAAAGATCTACTGAAAAATGAATGCCCCCACATTGTTGTTGGGACACCTGGAAGGATATTGGCTCTTACTAGAGACAAGGATCTTTCTTTGAAGAATGTGAGGCATTTCATTCTTGATGAATGTGACAAAATGCTTGAATCACTTG ACATGAGGAGAGATGTGCAGGAGATTTTCAAGATGACCCCTCATGATAAACAAGTTATGATGTTTTCTGCAACGCTCAGCAAAGAAATTCGCCCGGTTTGCAAGAAATTTATGCAAGAT CCAATGGAAATTTATGTTGATGATGAGGCCAAGTTGACCCTTCATGGTCTTGTACAG CATTATATCAAATTGAGTGAGATGGAGAAAAATCGCAAGTTGAATGACCTTCTTGATGCGTTGGACTTCAACCAAGTTGTTATCTTTGTCAAAAGCGTGAACCGTGCAGCTGAGTTGAACAAGTTACTTGTTGAGTGCAATTTTCCATCCATATGCATTCATTCTGGCATGTCCCAGGAAGAAAG GTTAACTCGCTACAAAGGTTTTAAGGAGGGGCATAAAAGAATTCTTGTGGCCACAGATTTGGTTGGAAGGGGAATTGACATTGAACGTGTTAACATTGTCATCAACTATGACATGCCTGATTCTGCTGATACATACCTGCACAGG GTTGGCAGAGCTGGTAGGTTTGGCACCAAGGGTCTTGCAATTACGTTTGTTTCTTCTGCTTCAGATTCTGATGTGCTCAACCAG GTCCAAGAGAGGTTTGAGGTGGATATAAAGGAGCTTCCTGAGCAGATTGATACATCTACATACA TGCCGTCATAA